One part of the Cyclobacteriaceae bacterium genome encodes these proteins:
- the rlmN gene encoding 23S rRNA (adenine(2503)-C(2))-methyltransferase RlmN, whose amino-acid sequence MQETIEKKDVRKLTLDELKNFFVRHGEKPFRAQQVYEWLWKKSAKDFDQMTNLSLSTRELLKQNFSINHIRVDNMQRSEDGTIKNAVKLYDDLVVESVLIPTKDRITACVSSQVGCSLDCKFCATARLKRMRNLSPDEIYDQVVAIKEQAELFFNRPLTNIVFMGMGEPLLNYANVLEAIGKITSPEGLNMASKRITLSTVGIAKMIRKMADDDVKFNLAVSLHDAINETRSAIMPINETNPLEELADALKYWYKKTKRKVTYEYVVWKGINDTPEHVQALVKFSKHIPCKVNLIEYNPIDDGAFQQASPEAVHLYQSTLEKNGIVARIRKSRGKDIDAACGQLANKS is encoded by the coding sequence ATGCAGGAAACCATCGAAAAAAAGGATGTACGCAAGCTCACCCTGGATGAACTGAAAAATTTTTTCGTCCGGCATGGTGAGAAACCCTTCCGGGCGCAACAGGTTTACGAATGGTTATGGAAAAAATCAGCGAAAGATTTTGACCAGATGACCAACCTCTCGTTATCCACGCGCGAATTACTAAAACAAAACTTCTCCATTAATCACATTCGGGTCGACAACATGCAACGCAGCGAAGATGGCACCATAAAAAATGCCGTTAAGCTTTACGATGATTTAGTGGTTGAATCCGTTTTAATCCCTACAAAAGACCGCATTACCGCTTGCGTGTCATCGCAAGTGGGTTGCAGCCTCGATTGTAAATTTTGTGCCACCGCTCGGCTGAAACGCATGCGAAATTTATCGCCCGATGAAATTTATGACCAGGTGGTAGCCATTAAAGAACAAGCAGAACTCTTTTTCAACAGGCCGCTTACCAACATTGTGTTTATGGGAATGGGCGAACCGTTGTTGAATTATGCCAATGTACTGGAAGCCATTGGTAAAATCACTTCACCCGAAGGATTAAACATGGCATCCAAACGCATTACCCTGTCCACCGTGGGCATTGCCAAAATGATCAGGAAAATGGCCGATGATGATGTGAAGTTTAACCTTGCTGTTTCACTTCACGATGCCATTAACGAAACACGCTCAGCCATTATGCCCATTAACGAAACCAATCCTTTGGAAGAACTTGCTGATGCTTTGAAATACTGGTATAAAAAAACGAAACGAAAAGTTACCTACGAATATGTAGTTTGGAAGGGGATCAATGACACCCCTGAGCACGTGCAGGCGCTCGTAAAATTCAGTAAACATATTCCCTGTAAAGTCAATTTAATTGAATACAACCCTATTGATGACGGGGCGTTTCAACAGGCTTCACCGGAAGCCGTTCATCTGTACCAATCCACCCTGGAAAAAAATGGTATTGTTGCCCGCATAAGAAAAAGCCGCGGCAAAGATATTGATGCTGCGTGCGGACAGTTGGCAAATAAATCGTAA
- a CDS encoding DUF1611 domain-containing protein: MKSNAIVITGGYLDSSNAKTAHGLIRGTERFNILGIIDNKSAGRDAGEVLDGKHRNLPVYASIPEFLKTSGKQAQYCIIGVATKGGVIPESLHDLLVEALNHNLSIVNGLHDYVSDHEDLKALADQKGLEIIDVRKPKKFKDLHFWNGKIKEVKSVKVAVLGTDCALGKRTTSRILTEAMTAAGYKAEMIYTGQTGWMQGARYGFIFDSTLNDFISGEMEHAVWQCYQDVKPDIMFIEGQSALRNPSGPAGAEWIVSADADIVVLQHNPARKQYKDMEYYPAYIPSVKDEIDLIKIYGATTVGITVNTMKMQADEARDWARQTETELNIPVVLPLEDGVDRLVAVFAELIKKNKA; the protein is encoded by the coding sequence ATGAAGAGCAACGCAATTGTCATTACAGGTGGTTATCTCGACAGTAGTAACGCCAAAACCGCACACGGACTTATACGGGGTACCGAGCGTTTTAACATCCTGGGTATCATCGATAACAAATCGGCTGGCAGGGATGCCGGGGAAGTGCTGGATGGAAAGCACCGAAACTTGCCGGTATATGCCTCCATTCCGGAATTTTTGAAAACGTCAGGCAAACAAGCACAGTATTGCATTATTGGGGTGGCCACAAAGGGTGGCGTAATCCCGGAGTCGCTCCACGATTTGCTGGTAGAGGCTTTAAACCATAACCTTAGCATTGTAAATGGCCTGCACGATTATGTTTCTGACCATGAAGACCTGAAAGCCCTGGCCGATCAAAAAGGCCTTGAAATTATTGATGTGCGAAAGCCCAAGAAATTCAAGGACCTGCATTTCTGGAATGGAAAAATAAAAGAAGTTAAGTCGGTTAAGGTGGCTGTACTGGGGACCGATTGTGCCTTAGGTAAACGAACTACCTCAAGAATATTAACCGAAGCCATGACAGCAGCCGGATATAAGGCCGAAATGATTTACACCGGCCAAACCGGGTGGATGCAGGGCGCCCGGTATGGATTTATTTTCGACTCAACCCTCAACGACTTCATATCTGGAGAAATGGAACATGCCGTGTGGCAATGTTATCAGGATGTAAAGCCCGACATTATGTTCATTGAAGGCCAATCCGCATTGCGTAATCCCAGTGGGCCTGCCGGTGCTGAATGGATTGTGTCGGCTGATGCGGATATTGTGGTACTGCAACATAACCCGGCACGTAAGCAGTATAAGGATATGGAATACTATCCGGCCTACATTCCTTCGGTTAAAGATGAAATTGATTTGATTAAAATTTATGGTGCGACCACTGTGGGCATAACCGTAAACACCATGAAGATGCAAGCCGATGAAGCAAGGGATTGGGCCCGCCAAACCGAAACAGAACTGAATATACCCGTAGTACTGCCCTTGGAAGATGGCGTTGACCGGTTGGTTGCGGTGTTTGCCGAATTAATTAAGAAGAATAAAGCCTAA
- a CDS encoding dipeptide epimerase, translated as MKIKNIKIWSADLGNTKPYTIAFKTVDEVRNAFVEIALDNGMTGLGSGNPSEYVVGENLSQTLDALQEKNLGYLVGRDIREMKHLAFETWQKFPKNPAARAAIDIALHDAFTKYLGIPLVKYLGQKIYSMPTSNTIGIKNVTETLKETGEYLKQGFKAIKVKLGKDLAEDIERMVKMREQFGYDYAIRIDANQGYTAQQTIEFFQRTQNLKIELIEQPLPARAVQEIKNLPEEVREVIAADESLISPKDALELIKPPRACGIFNIKLMKCGGVTQGLKIADIAFQEGIDLFWGCNDESIISITAALHTAFACAHTKYIDLDGSLDLGKDVVKGGFILKDGLMYCSDKPGLGVELL; from the coding sequence ATGAAAATTAAAAATATTAAAATCTGGAGTGCCGACCTCGGAAACACCAAACCTTATACCATTGCTTTTAAAACCGTTGACGAAGTGCGCAATGCTTTCGTTGAAATTGCTTTGGATAATGGAATGACGGGCTTGGGTTCCGGTAATCCCAGCGAGTATGTGGTGGGCGAAAACCTTTCGCAAACATTGGATGCTTTACAGGAAAAAAACCTCGGGTACCTGGTTGGCCGCGACATCCGTGAAATGAAACATCTGGCTTTTGAAACCTGGCAAAAATTCCCCAAGAACCCTGCCGCCCGCGCAGCCATAGATATAGCTTTGCACGATGCGTTTACTAAATATCTGGGCATTCCGCTGGTAAAATACTTAGGCCAAAAAATATACAGCATGCCCACGTCCAACACGATAGGGATTAAGAACGTTACGGAAACCCTCAAGGAAACCGGTGAGTACCTGAAACAGGGATTTAAGGCCATAAAAGTGAAGCTCGGTAAAGACCTGGCAGAAGATATTGAACGCATGGTTAAAATGCGCGAACAGTTTGGTTACGATTATGCCATTCGCATTGACGCTAACCAAGGATATACTGCACAACAAACCATAGAATTTTTTCAAAGGACACAGAATTTAAAAATTGAGTTGATCGAGCAACCCTTGCCTGCCAGGGCCGTTCAGGAAATAAAAAACCTGCCGGAAGAGGTTCGTGAAGTAATTGCAGCCGATGAATCACTCATTTCTCCCAAGGATGCATTGGAGTTGATAAAGCCACCACGTGCTTGCGGTATATTTAATATTAAGTTGATGAAGTGTGGCGGTGTAACGCAAGGTCTGAAAATTGCTGACATTGCCTTTCAGGAAGGTATTGATTTGTTCTGGGGCTGTAATGATGAAAGTATAATCAGTATCACGGCTGCCCTTCATACTGCTTTTGCCTGTGCCCATACAAAGTATATCGACCTTGACGGAAGCCTTGATTTAGGAAAAGATGTTGTGAAGGGGGGATTTATTTTGAAAGACGGCCTGATGTATTGTTCGGATAAGCCCGGGCTTGGGGTTGAACTTCTTTAG
- a CDS encoding porin has translation MNISVNRLLFILFLFSATGPTFAQGDISPSPYFSYGKGLGIISPDSVFMLNIRFRMQNRAAFLTESDTDLSIDQVEARVRRLRLRFDGFIYTPKLYYLIQLAFTRADMDFDDTGFPNVVRDAMIIYSFNENFSIGLGQTKLPGNRQRVNSSGDLQLADRSIVNSIFNIDRDFGAQFYYNNSIQKFYYVFRAAVSSGEGRNINASDRGLAYTGRVELLPFGKFMNGGDYFEGDLVREKKPKLSIGTTLSKNMNAIRTGGQLGRFLYEPRDIETFMFDFLFKYRGWAATSELLRRNTFDPITMNTDGDQRYVYVGHGENYQASYLFKTDYELVGRFSRVRPNPEIQLLTPEVKQFTLGVNKYIRGHRLKLQSDLTYEQNNWMKGNVVDFNRWQLRFQIEAGI, from the coding sequence ATGAACATATCAGTAAACCGCCTTCTGTTTATTCTTTTTCTCTTCAGCGCAACAGGTCCAACATTTGCCCAGGGCGACATCTCCCCATCGCCATATTTTTCGTATGGCAAAGGCTTGGGCATTATTTCACCGGATAGCGTTTTCATGCTCAACATCCGCTTTCGCATGCAAAACCGTGCGGCCTTTTTAACAGAGAGTGATACTGATTTATCGATAGACCAGGTGGAAGCACGGGTGAGGAGGTTACGGCTTAGGTTTGATGGCTTCATTTACACACCCAAACTTTACTACCTTATTCAGCTTGCTTTTACGCGGGCCGATATGGATTTTGATGATACCGGGTTTCCCAATGTAGTCCGCGATGCCATGATCATTTACAGCTTCAATGAAAACTTTTCTATCGGCCTCGGGCAAACCAAGCTTCCGGGAAACCGGCAGCGTGTTAATTCTTCGGGCGACTTACAATTGGCTGACCGCTCTATCGTCAACTCCATCTTCAACATTGACCGTGATTTTGGTGCGCAGTTTTATTATAACAATTCCATTCAAAAATTTTATTACGTTTTCAGGGCAGCTGTTTCATCCGGTGAAGGAAGGAATATCAATGCATCCGACCGGGGCCTGGCCTATACCGGCAGGGTGGAATTGCTACCCTTCGGAAAATTCATGAACGGTGGTGATTATTTTGAAGGCGACCTGGTACGCGAAAAAAAACCGAAACTATCCATAGGAACAACCCTGTCGAAAAACATGAATGCCATCCGCACCGGTGGGCAGTTGGGCAGGTTTTTATATGAGCCCCGCGATATCGAGACCTTTATGTTCGACTTTCTCTTCAAATACCGGGGCTGGGCTGCGACCTCCGAATTATTAAGACGCAATACATTTGATCCCATTACCATGAATACCGATGGCGACCAGCGTTATGTATATGTAGGCCATGGGGAGAATTACCAGGCCAGCTACCTTTTTAAAACTGACTACGAACTTGTTGGAAGGTTCTCCCGTGTACGGCCCAATCCGGAAATCCAACTGTTAACACCTGAGGTTAAACAATTTACGTTAGGCGTAAATAAATATATACGGGGGCACCGCTTAAAATTACAAAGCGATTTAACGTACGAGCAAAACAACTGGATGAAGGGAAATGTAGTGGATTTTAACCGTTGGCAACTCAGGTTTCAGATCGAGGCCGGCATTTAA
- the clpB gene encoding ATP-dependent chaperone ClpB, producing MNFEKYTIKSQEALQKSAEIAMGLQQQAIEPGHILKAILETDENVASYLVKKLAINKALLDTKLDELLNSYPKVSGQQPYLSSATNALLQQAEKELREFKDQYIAVEHLLLALLAGKDKAALLLRDVGFERSALVKAIKELRGGNTVTDQNAEAKYKSLERYSKNLNELAKKGKIDPVIGRDDEIRRVLQILSRRTKNNPILLGEPGVGKTAIVEGLAQRIVNGDVPENLKTKIIVSLDMGLLVAGAKYKGEFEERLKAVIKEVTDSDGQIILFIDEIHTLIGAGGGGEGAMDAANLLKPALARGELHAIGATTLKEYQKYIEKDKALERRFQAVMVDEPSTEDSISILRGIKDKYELHHGVRIKDDAVISAVELSSRYISDRFLPDKAIDLMDEAASKLRLEMDSLPEELDELNRRIMQLEIEREAIRREKDKEKEKVLSKEIADLTEERNALKAKWDSEKEVVQGIQKQKEVIDKLKFEAEQAEKAGDYGKVAEIRYGKITEAEKRLNEYQLQIKQMQGDKSLLKEEVDSEDIAEVVARWTGIPVSKMLQSEREKLLHLEEELSKRVAGQEEAIQALSDAVRRSRAGLQDPKRPIGSFIFMGTTGVGKTELSKALAEYLFNDEHAMVRIDMSEYQERHSVSRLIGAPPGYVGYDEGGQLTEAIRRKPYSVILLDEIEKAHPDVFNILLQVLDDGRLTDNKGRVANFKNTIIIMTTNIGSHIIQENFEKITDQNYFEILEDTKAEVLSLLKKSVRPEFVNRIDEIIMFRPLSRRDIRKIVDIQVDLVRARLEEAGIKIEVSDEARERLAKIGYDPQFGARPLKRVMQREILNELSKQILSGKVHKDSIIYVDLRNENEFVFENLEDADVVNEID from the coding sequence ATGAACTTCGAGAAATACACCATTAAATCACAGGAGGCCCTACAGAAGTCGGCCGAGATTGCCATGGGTTTGCAGCAACAGGCTATTGAACCCGGGCACATCCTGAAAGCCATACTTGAAACAGATGAAAATGTAGCCTCTTATTTGGTTAAGAAACTGGCTATCAATAAAGCTTTGCTGGATACCAAACTGGATGAGTTACTGAATTCCTATCCAAAAGTATCGGGCCAGCAACCATACTTGTCTTCGGCAACCAATGCCTTGTTGCAGCAAGCCGAAAAAGAATTGCGTGAATTTAAAGACCAATACATTGCTGTGGAGCATTTGTTACTGGCCTTGTTGGCGGGTAAAGATAAAGCCGCTTTGCTGCTGCGCGATGTTGGCTTTGAACGCTCAGCACTCGTAAAAGCAATAAAAGAATTGCGCGGTGGAAATACAGTAACCGATCAAAATGCCGAAGCGAAATACAAATCGCTGGAACGTTATTCAAAAAATTTAAACGAACTGGCCAAAAAAGGGAAAATCGACCCGGTAATTGGCCGCGATGACGAGATCAGGCGCGTGTTGCAAATCCTTTCGCGCAGAACAAAAAACAACCCGATCCTTTTAGGCGAACCGGGGGTTGGTAAAACCGCTATCGTAGAAGGCCTGGCACAACGCATCGTGAATGGTGATGTGCCCGAAAACCTGAAAACGAAAATCATTGTATCGCTGGATATGGGCTTGCTGGTGGCAGGCGCCAAATACAAAGGCGAGTTTGAAGAGCGTTTGAAAGCTGTTATAAAAGAAGTAACCGATTCAGACGGGCAGATTATCCTGTTCATTGACGAAATCCACACCTTGATCGGGGCCGGAGGCGGTGGCGAAGGTGCGATGGATGCCGCTAATTTGTTAAAGCCTGCTCTTGCCCGTGGTGAACTTCATGCCATTGGTGCCACCACGCTTAAAGAATACCAGAAGTATATCGAAAAAGATAAAGCGCTTGAGCGCAGGTTCCAGGCGGTAATGGTGGATGAACCTTCTACCGAAGATTCTATTTCCATACTGCGCGGTATTAAAGACAAATACGAACTGCACCACGGGGTGCGCATTAAAGACGATGCGGTTATTTCCGCGGTTGAATTATCCAGCCGTTACATCAGCGATCGTTTCTTGCCGGACAAAGCTATCGACTTAATGGATGAGGCTGCTTCGAAGCTTCGCCTGGAGATGGATTCGTTGCCGGAAGAGCTGGATGAACTCAACCGCAGGATCATGCAACTGGAAATTGAACGTGAGGCTATACGCAGGGAAAAAGACAAAGAGAAAGAAAAAGTTTTAAGCAAAGAGATTGCCGACCTTACTGAAGAGCGCAACGCCCTGAAAGCGAAATGGGACAGCGAGAAGGAAGTTGTACAAGGTATTCAAAAACAAAAGGAAGTTATTGACAAACTGAAGTTTGAAGCAGAGCAAGCTGAAAAAGCAGGTGACTACGGCAAAGTGGCCGAGATCCGCTATGGTAAAATAACGGAAGCAGAAAAACGTCTTAATGAATACCAGCTTCAAATAAAGCAAATGCAGGGCGATAAATCGTTATTGAAAGAGGAGGTAGACAGCGAGGACATTGCCGAAGTTGTAGCCCGCTGGACTGGCATACCGGTTTCAAAAATGCTGCAAAGCGAGCGTGAGAAACTATTGCACCTGGAAGAAGAGCTGAGCAAGCGCGTGGCCGGACAGGAAGAAGCCATACAGGCATTAAGCGATGCTGTACGCAGAAGCCGTGCGGGGTTGCAAGACCCGAAACGCCCTATCGGTTCGTTTATCTTCATGGGAACAACCGGGGTAGGTAAAACCGAATTGTCGAAAGCACTGGCCGAATACTTATTCAATGATGAACACGCCATGGTGCGCATTGATATGAGCGAATACCAGGAGCGTCACAGTGTAAGCCGATTGATTGGCGCACCTCCGGGCTATGTAGGATATGATGAAGGCGGTCAGCTAACGGAGGCTATTCGAAGAAAACCTTATTCGGTTATTTTATTGGATGAAATTGAAAAAGCGCATCCTGATGTGTTTAACATTCTGCTTCAGGTGTTAGATGACGGAAGGTTAACCGACAATAAAGGTCGGGTAGCGAACTTCAAGAATACAATCATTATCATGACCACCAATATCGGTTCGCACATTATCCAGGAGAATTTTGAAAAAATTACCGATCAGAACTATTTCGAAATACTGGAAGATACGAAAGCGGAAGTACTGTCGTTATTGAAAAAGTCGGTAAGGCCAGAGTTTGTGAACCGCATTGATGAAATTATCATGTTCCGTCCGTTGAGCCGTAGGGACATCCGCAAAATTGTGGACATCCAGGTTGACCTGGTACGCGCCCGCCTGGAAGAGGCCGGAATAAAAATCGAGGTATCGGATGAAGCCCGTGAGCGACTGGCAAAAATCGGTTACGACCCACAATTTGGGGCACGACCGCTGAAGCGTGTGATGCAGCGTGAAATACTGAATGAGCTCTCCAAACAGATCTTGTCCGGAAAAGTTCATAAAGACTCGATAATTTATGTGGACCTGCGAAACGAAAATGAATTTGTTTTCGAGAACCTTGAGGACGCTGACGTTGTTAATGAAATAGATTAA
- a CDS encoding glycosyltransferase — translation MPKKKRDESNDFPKATLLEVAWEVCNQVGGIYTVIRSKVPAMMKHRNGPYCLIGPYVSKNILAEIEPFEDSSDAFGLTIQHLRDQGVEAYYAEWLITGRPKVILLNPDSIAPEKLRLIRYHLFKEYGIPTPEDHALINRVIAFSYLTSLFIETFIQFADKDHPVIAHFHEWMAGLPILDIKHKKLPVKTIFTTHATQLGRHLAINSPQFYAHLPFFKWELEAPKFGIEPEARIEFACANNADMLSTVSDVTARECKHLLKRIPEIILPNGLNIERFVALHEFQNLHAQYKEEINQFVMGHFFQSYSFDLDKTIYFFTSGRYEYKNKGFDLTLRALQLLNDQLKKDGADVTVVMFFVTKREYYSIKPEVLQSRAVMEEVRQTCEAIQKQIGRRLFYASTTSQDHRLPNLSDFVDEYWKLRYRRTIQSWKSSNLPLVFTHKLVDEQGDDILQYVYKNNMLNHPADKVKIVYHADFINATNPLFGIEYSQFVRGCHLGIFPSYYEPWGYTPLECMASGVPAVTSDLSGFGDYILRHSNDPSQYGLYVIERGKRSFEWSAIQLANVLYDFLKQTRRERIMQRNKVENHSAEFDWQNLIKHYKQAYVRVLGER, via the coding sequence ATGCCAAAAAAGAAGCGTGATGAATCGAACGATTTTCCAAAAGCAACCTTACTGGAAGTTGCATGGGAGGTTTGTAACCAGGTAGGCGGAATTTATACGGTAATACGTTCAAAAGTTCCGGCCATGATGAAGCACAGGAATGGCCCGTATTGCCTTATTGGACCATATGTTTCAAAAAATATACTGGCTGAAATTGAACCTTTTGAAGATTCCAGCGATGCCTTTGGGTTAACGATTCAGCACTTGCGCGATCAGGGTGTTGAGGCTTACTATGCCGAATGGCTGATTACCGGAAGGCCCAAGGTAATTTTGTTGAATCCCGACAGCATAGCACCGGAAAAATTGCGATTGATCCGTTACCATCTCTTCAAAGAATATGGCATACCCACTCCGGAAGATCATGCGCTGATAAACCGTGTTATTGCTTTCAGTTACCTCACCTCCCTCTTTATTGAAACGTTTATTCAATTTGCTGATAAGGATCACCCGGTGATCGCGCATTTTCATGAATGGATGGCCGGTTTGCCCATTCTGGATATCAAACATAAGAAGTTACCGGTTAAAACCATCTTCACTACGCACGCCACTCAGCTTGGCAGGCACCTGGCCATTAACTCGCCCCAGTTTTATGCGCACCTTCCATTTTTTAAGTGGGAACTGGAAGCACCCAAATTTGGCATTGAACCCGAAGCAAGAATTGAGTTTGCCTGTGCCAACAACGCGGACATGCTGAGCACGGTAAGCGATGTTACTGCCCGGGAGTGTAAGCACTTATTAAAACGTATACCCGAAATTATTTTGCCCAATGGTTTGAACATTGAACGCTTTGTGGCCTTGCATGAGTTTCAAAATTTGCATGCGCAATACAAAGAAGAAATCAACCAGTTTGTAATGGGTCATTTTTTTCAATCCTACTCGTTCGATCTGGATAAGACCATTTACTTCTTCACTTCAGGCCGGTACGAGTATAAAAACAAGGGATTTGATTTAACGTTGCGCGCATTGCAATTGCTCAATGATCAACTGAAAAAAGACGGTGCCGATGTAACGGTAGTGATGTTTTTTGTAACCAAGCGCGAGTACTACAGCATTAAACCCGAAGTACTGCAATCGCGGGCCGTGATGGAGGAGGTGCGCCAAACCTGTGAGGCCATACAAAAACAAATTGGCAGGCGTTTATTTTATGCGAGTACTACCAGCCAGGACCATCGCCTGCCAAACCTGAGCGATTTTGTGGATGAATACTGGAAACTGCGTTACCGCAGAACCATACAATCGTGGAAGAGCAGTAACCTGCCATTGGTTTTCACGCACAAACTGGTGGACGAACAAGGTGATGACATTTTGCAGTACGTGTACAAAAACAACATGCTCAACCATCCTGCCGACAAGGTAAAGATTGTTTACCATGCGGATTTCATCAATGCCACCAACCCGTTGTTTGGTATTGAGTACAGTCAGTTTGTTCGCGGTTGCCATTTGGGAATATTTCCAAGTTACTATGAGCCATGGGGATACACTCCGTTGGAGTGTATGGCCAGCGGTGTGCCGGCTGTTACCAGCGACCTCTCCGGTTTTGGTGACTATATTTTGCGCCATTCCAACGATCCTTCGCAGTACGGCCTCTACGTGATTGAACGCGGCAAGCGAAGCTTTGAATGGTCGGCTATTCAGTTGGCCAATGTATTGTACGACTTTTTAAAGCAGACCAGGCGTGAGCGCATCATGCAGCGCAACAAAGTGGAGAACCACTCAGCCGAGTTCGACTGGCAGAATTTAATTAAGCATTATAAGCAGGCATATGTGAGGGTGTTGGGGGAGAGGTGA
- a CDS encoding methylated-DNA--[protein]-cysteine S-methyltransferase — protein sequence MLLISQEHHINYQRIAQAIEYLEKNVHRQPELDEVAEQVHLSPFHFQRIFTEWAGISPKRFLQFLTTDFLKKKLQESRNLEELAQTAGLSGQSRVYDLFTTLEAVTPQEYKLRGSGIQIEYGFHETPFGNCLIGVTERGICWLSFISLDEDGRHELEKMKEHWHNSVFHQNQNLTIEFVDKIFNRKNSNQSKLHLFVKGTNFQIKVWEALLKIPMGDITTYQDIAERISNPKAIQAVGSAVGSNHIAYLIPCHRVIRKDGILGEYRWSAIRKKSIIGWEMANTGS from the coding sequence ATGCTGTTGATCAGTCAGGAACACCATATTAATTACCAGCGCATTGCGCAGGCCATCGAATACCTGGAAAAAAATGTTCACCGTCAGCCGGAATTAGATGAAGTTGCCGAACAGGTTCACTTATCACCCTTTCACTTCCAACGCATCTTCACAGAGTGGGCAGGTATCAGCCCGAAAAGATTTTTACAATTCCTGACTACCGATTTCTTAAAAAAGAAATTACAGGAGAGCAGAAATCTTGAAGAGTTAGCGCAAACAGCCGGGCTCTCAGGACAATCACGCGTGTATGATTTATTCACAACCCTGGAAGCAGTAACACCACAGGAATATAAGTTACGTGGCTCAGGCATTCAGATTGAATACGGATTTCATGAAACGCCTTTTGGCAATTGCCTGATTGGCGTAACCGAACGGGGCATTTGCTGGCTTTCATTTATAAGTCTGGATGAAGACGGAAGACATGAACTGGAAAAAATGAAGGAACATTGGCACAATTCAGTTTTTCATCAAAACCAAAACTTAACGATTGAATTCGTTGATAAGATCTTTAACCGCAAAAACAGTAATCAAAGTAAACTCCATTTATTCGTTAAGGGTACAAACTTCCAGATCAAAGTGTGGGAAGCGCTATTAAAAATCCCGATGGGCGATATAACCACATACCAGGATATTGCCGAGAGAATATCAAACCCGAAAGCCATACAGGCTGTAGGTTCAGCAGTAGGCTCAAATCATATTGCTTACCTGATTCCCTGTCATAGGGTTATTCGTAAAGATGGTATTCTTGGTGAATATCGGTGGAGTGCCATCCGCAAGAAAAGCATTATTGGCTGGGAGATGGCCAACACTGGCAGTTGA
- a CDS encoding iron-sulfur cluster assembly accessory protein, which translates to MINFQPVTLTPKAAEEVRKIMQTKNIPADYGLRVGVRGGGCGVSLLIGFDKKKENDQSYTIEGIPVLVDKRHTMYVVGKEIDFYEGDEGRGFMFTDPKATTTEA; encoded by the coding sequence ATGATCAATTTTCAACCTGTAACCCTAACCCCAAAAGCTGCTGAAGAAGTCCGCAAAATCATGCAGACAAAAAATATCCCTGCCGATTACGGTTTGCGGGTTGGAGTTCGTGGTGGAGGTTGTGGGGTTTCCCTGCTCATCGGGTTCGACAAAAAAAAGGAGAACGACCAAAGCTATACCATTGAAGGCATACCGGTTTTGGTAGACAAGCGCCACACCATGTACGTAGTGGGCAAAGAAATTGATTTCTATGAAGGCGATGAAGGTCGGGGCTTCATGTTTACCGATCCGAAAGCAACCACCACAGAGGCTTAA
- a CDS encoding type II toxin-antitoxin system RelE/ParE family toxin: MVKVIWTKRAFRQFERAIRYIREDQGIYYARIVHSKIIDAISHLEMHPFLGVQEPVLVHKKSDYRFIVVWSYKIIYRVDSTHVVIARIFHTSRNPKKLPGV; encoded by the coding sequence ATGGTTAAAGTAATATGGACAAAGCGTGCTTTCCGGCAATTTGAAAGAGCCATTCGCTACATTCGGGAGGATCAAGGAATTTATTATGCAAGAATTGTCCACTCAAAAATTATTGATGCTATAAGCCACCTTGAAATGCACCCATTTCTTGGGGTACAAGAGCCAGTATTAGTACATAAAAAATCTGATTACAGGTTTATCGTTGTTTGGAGTTATAAAATTATCTACAGAGTAGATTCAACTCATGTAGTAATTGCCAGAATATTTCACACTTCACGGAACCCGAAAAAACTACCAGGCGTTTAA